The following DNA comes from Centropristis striata isolate RG_2023a ecotype Rhode Island chromosome 3, C.striata_1.0, whole genome shotgun sequence.
AAATTACAGCTGAGCTGTGAATCATAATGTGTTCTTGGGAACAGTGCCATCTAGCCTCACATATGTACAATGTATAGcctataaaacacttaaaatatttcTCCAAACTCGATGATTAGTGCCTCTTTGCAGTTGACCAGATCAGTGCTTTTCAATAAGGGctgcacattaacacatgaagacAGTGAGAGAGAAGCTCAGGATGACTCTCACTGTTTCAAAGTGCCTTAAATTTCTTTTTCGGCCTTTCTGGATGCTGTACAGCGCATATTAGTCATGAATAACGTtgtcaagtattttttttttggaggccaCTGTCAATGTTGCACAATAGATGTCATTCCATGTGTATGTACAGTTTAACACTGATTATGATGTTGAGCTCCTTTTTATTTAGACATGATGAAACAAgccataaaatgtattttttaatgttgatcGAAAATGTGTTGGTTTTCCATGATTTTTTTCTGCCAGACGTATTTATTACACAGTAATTTGTACTTGTTTAGAGGAGATGGTAGCAGAGGTGTGGACTGGAGTCACAAATCTGACGACCTGagacatcaacaacatcaactcaGTTTCAGGCCCAAAGATGacaaaatatgtcatttaaaaattGTCTCATGAATCAATACATTTCGGTAATTTCCTGAATCAAAGTTATTCATTTCTAGCAAGTTGAGAGAACCATgaagaacaaataaatatacactactggtcaaaagttttagaacacaccaacttttccagaatttaattgaaaatgatgcagtttaatgtctcagtgtactctattaatgaaattaatgcacatttgcaacatttaaaattctttattgtgtgttttgaaagtaaaaaaaagattcaaaatcacattttatgttggactaaaggactaaaaaaaagacactaaatgacccaaaaaagacacaaaatgacaaaaaagacacaaaatgactaagaaaaagacacaaaatgactaaaaaaaagacacaaaatgaccaaaaaaagacacaaaatgacttacaaagacatgaaaagaatttaaaaaatggacaaaatagcccaaaacagCCCAaggttgttaacccatttcttgttccctgaaaaaggcctacttgtataattctgaaatgtacattatttttcagttttggttaagcttacctttttttatttacctctggcagttcaccacttacctttgtaccctttcaagctgttcatttgacttgaactgcttgaatttcaataaaaaaatgggaaaattggggtgttctaaaacttttgaccggtagtgtacatttaGAAAAGCATTCATGATTTTcacatataataaatacattatgacTTGTTTTGCACTCAAAACTGAACTTTAGGACTTGAGTCTGACTTgtgacttggtcccacctctggatggaagctgctgtttctgtttctgtcacatTAATGCACATCATCATCATACCTATTAACTGTCATGTGCTGAGAACTCAGGGCTTAAAGGAAAAACTAAAATCCatgaatgctttttaaaaaaaataaaactttcttGAAATGTTGTTGGCTACAATGTCTGAGGATAGTCTTAGGTATTTGCATTGCAGACTTCCAACTTTATCTGAGGTCAAATAACTGAACTGAAAGACGGTTTGCTGTGAATATTCACTGCTTAGTCTAgatggaattgtccaaaaagtgaaagtgaggagcatttatgggtacaagtcgggaaccggcctactttaattatttcaagggtgctgaataaaaaaaaatggttcccaagtgaaattttgagtttttgaccttctcatttgcatatcaaaatggcgaccattggtcgttggaccattttccccaagtttttttgtaagtaggcaatcaaagatgaggaaattaagtttctagatctatagtctagggtcagagcaaggatatagtggaggctcagtgtcttttttatgtatatatatatatatatatatatatatatgcaaaataccaacttttaaggtgaaatcaagcattatttgtgtcatttttttaaggccgacataaatattcaatcaatatcacttttaaatgttccagttggtattttgcatatatatatacataaaaaagacactgagcctccactatatccttgctctgaccctagactatagatccagaaacttaatttcctcatctttgattgcctacttacaaaaaaactaaggggaaatggtccaatgactgtgcaagatgggcaatttggtggccatttgatatacaaattagaaggtcaaaaactcaaaatttcccttgggaaccattttttttggactcagcaccctggagatatgtaaggtaggccagttaccgacttgtacccattaatgctcctcacttcttatagaaggcctttattctgaaatccttCTAGACTAGTTGTTCCACACACAGAAAACGTGTGTGACGTCTGATTCGTGAGTGGCTCCTCTGGACTACTTCATCTTTGACCAAGCATCCTGAGTGTCTGTAAAACTCAGCAGAGCTTCAGGCTGCATGACTTGATTACATCACAGCATCGGCATCTTCTTTGGCTCTGGGAGACAGATGTTCATATTCTCAAGTGTTGTCTTAACTGCTCCGGGCCATAGAAATGAAGTCTGCAAGTTTTCAAATCAACCTGACCACTTTGTCTGAGATTATCTTCAATGACATTTTGGGAATTACACTTATTTCCTTGCTGAGAGTTAGAGAAAAATATTGACATAATTTTATGGGAGCCCATTTCACAAATGTGATTTGTGCGCACAGCTTGTATGCAGATCACAAATGTTGGGAGTGTCCTGCTTCACACATTTCTTGCTCAgaaatttcagaaaaatatgcAAGTCCTGCAGGACCCTGCCATGCTCATGCACTGCTCAGAAATATGATGTTAGTTTGAttagcacattaaaataaatttgataGGAATTGAGTTTGAGTTGAGCAGTTAGCTTAACAAAAACAGGAAACCCTGGTTGTATTAGGTTGGAAGCAAggccccattcattcctatgaaagacGCTCAGAGGTGCCTAGAgacaaaaaacttaaaaaacccTGTCTCTCAACTCGGGTTTCGGATTCACATGAATGCAGGAAGAAGAATAACTGCATTCAGGAAacataatgatttatttaagggctttttaaatgttcatacTGGAAAGTTAttatacctaaaaaaaaaaaaaaatttaaatctgCTGATTTACAGGCGCCTCTTTCTAAACGTAAAGCTAGGGGTTAAGTCTCTGGGCATTATTGCATCTCATGATGGACCAGGAAGTTGTAATTACAGGTTCGGCCACTATGTCAAATTGGCTTTAAAGTCCTGTTTGTTTCTGCCGGCCTTGCAGGAAACGGGAAGACAGCTagcttaaaaacaaacaaggtaTAGTGTGTTAATTAATAAGAAGATTTTGACATTTGGTTGGAGTCAAGCTAGCTGTTTCCTTCTGCTCCAGTGTTTGTGcgaagctaatgctaatgctaaagcTGCTGGCTGTAGTTTAATTACACTTTACAGTCGTATCTATGTCATTATCTAACTCTctgcaagaaagaaaataaatgtatttcccaaaatgtagaactattcctttaatccgtctgaaataaaaaggtaaagGTGAAAAAGTGTTTTCATGGCGGGAAAGAAACCTGGAACCttctgtgggattaataaagattATGAACGAGACATTGCTGTGATGGTTTTTATTTGTGAAAAATGGGAAAGTACTCAGTTTTCTACAGAAGCTTTAATAGGTTTAGTCAAGGattacattgtgtttttttgtacagGATAGTTGGCTCAAAGGCCTGTAGATTCAGTTAACCTTTAGAAAAGGTACATTACATCTACCACAGATCCACATGGTATCACCGCACTAAATGAACCATCCAACAGAAAACAGTTTAATTATATACACTGGGCCTTTTCAACTATTGcaaaaagttacattttctaacatttaaaaattatatttgttaacatttaaaatctCTAACAGGTTGAAGTGCGTCTGCAGGTGGTGAGGcccttttgtttgctttttggcTGTTGACTGACCAGTTACTGCAGCAAAGATGCTTTTTTATGCTGACATCTATTCACATTAGTACATGTGAGAGATAAAAATCACTTAATGCTGACAGAAGCTTCTGATGTCTACAAATTGCATAGCCCTCCAAAAGacgagtttaaaaaaagaagagaaaacttAGTTTGACTAAAATTCAACTCATCTGAAATCTGCACAGGATTTACTGACTGAAGAGCTGTCTTCTGGTCTCAGGTGACCCGAAGTCTTTGGTCAAAGCTACAACTTGGTTTTGAACACAAcaaatggatttttattttatttgcgtTCTCCGGTTTGAGGAGAAAGTTTTCATCTTCAGCCCTCAGTTTTGATTAAGAGGGGATTTGTGCAGTGTTACAGCGTTACATCaccctgcaaaaaaagaaataaatgatgtttatttgcTGGTCAAAAAGTCTAAAATCATCACTGaatcttaaccctataaagcctgaaaccatgaaataattgccagaaaattcaatttttttaaaaaaacctgctgacaaataataaaaaaaaaaaatatatatatatatatatatatatgaatttgcatatatgaattctaatttgtatcatatttgatacattgggtcttttgtgtaatttgttgctcacagtttgtttttcttgaactaacaaaaacatttctttaaccaatgaaaactttgactttccttttaacattctcctcaaacatacaattttttttttccatatatcacaacatcatacatctgctgatataaaactttcatgcagcaatgacagatccaccagtggaaccagcatttcatttttgctacatctgttatttttgtgcaatttgttgctcagtttgtttatctccaACACGTCATCAATGCTCAATTTTCTTgccatctaaaaatacacaccaaaaaaaaaaagtatttctttgAATTATTCGAGAGATATCTCAATTGTACTCTTAATATACCTAATTATGTCAGTTAAACCTTTACCTAGTTTacctaaatgagaaaaagactgtatgttgctttatttaatgcataatgtatgaaatgcaataaaatgacaactgacaaattttcaaataagttattgtgtaacaaatatgatacacttggctttatagggttaatcaAGCACACTTCACTTACCTCCATTGGGTTCCTCAGTGTGGCTCTTAGAAGAGACCACAATCCTTCAGGTTTTCTTTGATGATGATGTCGGTTACGGCGTCAAACACAAACTTGACGTTCTCTGTGTCTGTTGCGCATGTCATGTGAGAGTAGATTTCTTTGATGTCTCGACGCAAGTTCAGGTCCAAGAACTGTAATTTGATGTAGTTACCAGCATCCTCATAAGTGTTGGGGCCTGTACGACAACAAATCAAGATAAAGAAGCACGGTTAAAATCAGTTTGTCACCTTTTAAACTTgaacaatttgtgtgttttgataaAGCTCACCATCGTATTCAGGGAAGCACATGCTGAGATGAGCCTTCTTGATCTTCTCCACGAAGACGTCTTTCTTGTTAAGGAAGAGTACGATGGAGGTGGCGGCGAAGTAGCGGTGGTTGCAGATACTGTTGAACAAGTGCAGACTCTCGTGCATTCGATTCTGAAAgaaattattcatgtttttaccAAGTCCCACAAAAAGCATTACAAACTAGAAGATTGAAGAGTTGAATCTCTATCGATTGTTTGGTGAGAAGATGGTTAATACCCGgaatgaattaaaataatacTTCAAAACATGCTCTTTGGTGGATTATGTGTTTGCGGAATTACTGATGATTCATGGacaaattcagaaaaaaaatgtgattctaaTTTAATTGGAGCATGTGGTTGGTAATTAGAGTCATgctgttattttctttattttttaaattgaattctgCTGGTAAGACTCAGAGCAGGACTCTACAGCAGCCGGAGAGCTGTTCATGACCTGCTTTAATCTTCTTTTTAAACTTCACTTGTTGTCTCCATCCTCTTGGTTTGCACGAGCTAAATCCcaggaatttattttttattttttattttttattttttattttttttattatttatttatttattttttatttattttattattattttattattgttattattattattattattattattattattattattatttatttttactatgtAGCTCTAACTGCTTGCTCCCACACACGGCAAgattaaaaaagtgaaatgtgtGTCTTCCTTTGGGATCAGCTTACTAACAGTCAAGATGGTGGTGAAGATGAAATGGGGGATTTACTCATAATGTATCGTACCTAACTTTAGTGGATCATAATATATCACATATGAAATTAATCTGCAGATGCTCTGGCTTAAAAAGGAGACCAAACTTTTCTATGGATGTCAGTTTTTGATCCCTAACAAAGTGGCATGCAACAGACAGACTTGTTTTAGCGCACAGTGGCCAATTGTcagaaattacttttattattaatattattttaaatttgtgattttgtgcaGAATTTGTATTTACTGCTGACAGATTAAGAGAAGTAAGGAGTCAGCAGTCAGTGAAGGGTAAGAACAGTCAGTAAAATAggtttttcaataaaccattcTAAACACCATGCCTTCGCTTTCTTGTATACTGAAACTTATTTTCCTCTCTCACTTTGTCACCTCTTTAGTAGTCAACTAGTAGCTCTTAATTAGATAAAGGCTTGCATGGTCAGTAAATAAAGTCCGTTCAACTGGAACAACTGTTTAACTGttactgcacaaaaaaaatgatattaaaaaataaataaataaataaatttgaatttaaaaaaaataattaattaattaattaaataataataataataataataattaaaaaaataaaataaaataatatatatatatatatatatatatatatatatatattatatactgtatttgggttgttttatttgttattgctcttaatttatttacttttgttttcttttattgtatTACCTAATGTGTGTTTGCTGAACTGTCCTTTTAtcttaatttgttattttatgtaaacTATGTATTAATGGAGGGGTAGATGGGAGGGTAAGGTGGGGGGAAGGGCGGTTGGAATACTGTAAACTACAAAAATTGTCTGTATATTAACTGTACATCGTCCATtgttatgacaataaaatattgttggaaaaaaaaaagtttttttaaacttttggatCACCAAACCACTAGAAGTGCTTGTGCAAAATCTTTTAGGCTGATCCAGTAATATGCAAGATTATCTGcggacagatggacagatggacagattgatgcattcacacacatgaCTGAATATATGGGTCACGACAGAGATAATTAACCAGCTTCCAAAAAGTATCAAGCGTCACAGTGATCGTACCACTTCGTCGTCCTCCACCAGCACCATGTCGTAGGCGCTCAGAGCAGCGATGAAGATGATACAGGTGACACCTTCAAAACAATGGATCCACTTCTTcctctctgacctctgacctcccacATCAAACATTCTGcatgcaaacagaaaaagatTATCTTTATGATCACACAGTGGGAGCACTGACGATGAGTTATCGGTTATCCATGAGAAATATACTGCAGTGATTCACCTGAAGTGGAGATCTTTGAAGGAGAACTGGGTCTCGATGATACCAGTGGTCTTCACTCGGGATCGCAGCACGTCCTGCTCAGTGGGGACGTAGCCCGGCTGGATCAGTCGCTCCAAGTCATTCAGGTAGCTGAGGGACAATTAAATCAATCAGTATAATGTATTGCCTGACCTGTCagtcaactttattctcaactacactgtcataaattattttgtagtcatttggtcggtctgaagatcatctttttgtattttttggtttctgtcatatttttgtctgctgtgtaatttatttatttgtattgttcctgtttttaatatctgtctcctatggaccctgagtcttgaataaaatttgattgattgattgattgattgattgattgattgatttgattttacttaatatatttgataaaatgttttaaatataaatgcgtcgtgattttgaggcagttgtttaagtaactttaatataaaaatgtttgaggaaGAAtcttcttattttgatcacattaaatataatctttatgtgtatttaattctaaatcaagagaattttgaatgaatccaacacaaaataattagtccgtttttaattgacaggcacttcctgttaagttgttattaactcaacttgtaacgtagttagatttaattaataatattgcgtgcaatctgttgcctcaattttattgagtagctattgtttatctttttttacagtgtatagatTGATATATATGCGAGCaactactttctttctttctttctttcagtttcTTGAATATCATCTGTTGGAGCCACCTTTAAGTTTATCTTCGTTTGCACAATTTAAGAATTTCCGTTGTTTTATGTCAGCAAGTGTGTGCACTTGCACTTCCTTCGGGTTAATGGAATCTGGCTGATACAACAACTACAACTGcaaaattaatttttcattaaaaattgaAGAACCAACATTATTCTCACTGGACTTATTTTGGTAGGTTGTGATTCTGACCCACTGGGTTTGGGGGTtacaggagaaaataataattctgcCACTACattgtctttttattatatttgtgtagCCTCTTGTGTAGCAGtaatgggtaacgctttatattaaggtccttgtaataaccattaattaacaagtaataaggcccttgtaaatccctacaagatgcttattaacattattgtgtgtttataagcttatataagtgttaataatggcattacaaacgcCCAttacccacccattatgtctttgccatgccttaactataagttaactatggtttttgcaactaccggatctaaagcgagaacaatgccttattacttgttaattaatggttattaaggaccttattataaagcgttacccagtaatgttatataatatcttcaaatgaaaaataaaggaaaaataatcATTCAATAACAAA
Coding sequences within:
- the gnat1 gene encoding guanine nucleotide-binding protein G(t) subunit alpha-1, whose protein sequence is MGAGASAEEKHSRELEKKLKEDADKDARTVKLLLLGAGESGKSTIVKQMKIIHKDGYSLEECLEFIVIIYSNTLQSIMAIVKAMNTLNINYGHADQQDDARKLMHLADTIEEGTMPKEMADIILRLWKDSGIQACFDRASEYQLNDSAGYYLNDLERLIQPGYVPTEQDVLRSRVKTTGIIETQFSFKDLHFRMFDVGGQRSERKKWIHCFEGVTCIIFIAALSAYDMVLVEDDEVNRMHESLHLFNSICNHRYFAATSIVLFLNKKDVFVEKIKKAHLSMCFPEYDGPNTYEDAGNYIKLQFLDLNLRRDIKEIYSHMTCATDTENVKFVFDAVTDIIIKENLKDCGLF